The following is a genomic window from Synechococcus sp. JA-2-3B'a(2-13).
GGGATCGGCAAATACCACTCCCGCGCCAACTCGTCACAGGGGTACTCCTGCATGCTGTGGGCCGGCTGGTAGCTGAAATCGATATCCGTCACATCGTAGAGGCGCAGCGCCAACTGTTGGCCGCCCTCGCGGCGCTTGCTTTCTTTAGCCTCGTTGGGCACATCCCAATAGGCGTAGGCCCACTGGGGATCCCGCGGCAGCAAAACGATGCGGCTTTCCCCATAGCCCTCCGGCAGATCCCCCAGCCCTTTGTCCACATCGGCCAGATCCGTCTTGCCGGCAACCTCTTGACCCCTAAACTTCGTTTGGGTGACCGATTCTTGCCCCTTGGGCTCCGGCATGGCATCGACAGGGCGGCCAGCTTTGACTTGGGCCTCTCGAATGGCCTCAATCAGCTGGTCTTTGGTCATGCGGCTGTACTTGGGGATCTGATAGCGGGCAGCTTCTTCCCGCAACTGCCGGATGGTCATTTCTTCCAACGGGATCCGCTCTTGTGGCATGGTCGGGGTCTCCTGTCTTCGACAAATCGGGCTTCGTGCAATGCTCCAGCTTTTGTCCTATGGGCCGATCCCAGCTTGTGGTTCTGAGGACAACTTGAACCTGCTGATGTATCGGCTTGCCTCGGGCTCTCCAGCCGCTGATGACCACAGGTGGGGATCAACGGGGATCATCAAGAATGATGAACCCATGTTTGCGTATTTTTGCCTGTCGGTCAAGACCCTGGGGATCGCTGGGGATCAATCTCTTGTTCTCCGACCCACCTTTAGGGAGAGGCCAGGAGCCCCAGCTGCTCTCAAGCCAAGGGGAAGACTGCGCGGGATCCCCTGCCGAACCGGCCCTGCCTGGGTAGCATGAGGGAGGATGAGCGGTTGCCGAGCGGGCCGCAGGTTTTGAGGCCAAGAGGTGTGGGCATGAGGTGGTGGAAGTATAGGATTCAAGGCATACGGATCCAAGTGAGCTGGGCAGCACTGGGGATCCTGCTGGCGGGGCCGGTCTTGCCGGTGGAAGCTGTGGATGCCCAAACGCTGTTTCCTCCCCTTTACCGCTTGCAAGGGGGATCCCCTACCCTGCCCGCTTCTGAAGCAACGCCCTGGCGTCCAGTAACCCAGGATTCTGTTCCGCTCCCACAAACAGATCAAGCCGATCCAAAAGTCCAGCCGGCCCAACCCGGCCATGGAGAAGTGGCAGAAGGCCCGGTTTTCGATCTGGATCTGTTGCGGCAGTTCGGCACCAGCCCTGGCGGCAGTGGCTCTGGATCCCGGCAGGGGGAAGTGATCGGGCCGGGCAGCGGCCAGAGTGGGGTGCGCGGAGCCAGTCCTGGCTCAGGGGTGGGCACAGGCCAAGGGCCAGGGGGCGGAACGGGTCTGGAGGCGGGATCCCAGCGGCGGGAACCGCAAGTGACAGGGTTGATTGTGGATGCACGAGGCTTGGATTTCTTGCCTAGCCAGTCAATGCGCTTGTTTGATCCCGATGGCAATCAAGTCTATACCCCCGTTACTCTTGGCCAAGACCTCAACGCGGCTTTTGTGGGCAGCGAGGGCACAGCTGCCTATGCCACCTCGGAAGAGCAGGCCCGCTCACTGGTGAACCGCATCGGGGAACGGCCTCACCGCATTCGTGCCATCCGCACCCTGGGCTACGACCTGGTGATTTCCGCCGAAGATGCTTTTAGTCTGCGCCAGATGAATGCGACAGATGGCTTTCTGGATCGCTTTGCTGTGGTGGTCATCTGGGATGGCAGCCAAGCCAGTCTCCCCTGAGGCCCAGGGATCCCAGCATGGCCATCAAAGCACAGGACAGAGGAATGCTAGCCTAGCAAAAGTGCTCTGTCTGCACCACCCGCACCACCTCCAGCGGGGTTGATATCTTCCTGGGGATCCCAGCCTTATGCAACGGTTTGCCAACCAACCTCTGCGGGAACATCCCCACCTGGCGGTGTTTTCCTCCAGCAAGGTGGGCAATTTTGTGGTTACCATCCCGCTGTTGCGGGGCCTCAAGGAAAAATACCCCGGCTGTGTGCTGGATTTTTTTGGCAGCGAGATTACCCGCGACTTTGAGCTCCACTGCCCCTACATCGACTTCAGCTTTCCTCTCTACAGCCGTCGTCCCGATTACCTCGAGGCCCTGACCGCTGCTGTGCGAGAACGGGTGACCCAGGCCGGCCCCTACGACTTGGCCATCAATTGCGACGAGTTTAGCGAGCTCAACCTGGTGGCGGTAACGGCCCTGCGCCCCCAGTACATTGCCGGGGCCGGCTTGACTCTGGATTTTCGCCGCAAGTTGGACCCCGGCTCCGACCCGGTACAGCGCATGCTCCAGGATGACGACTGGAACGGCCTGGAGTTTCTGCAGCGCTACAAAGGGATCCTCACCAGCAACTACATCGCCGAAATCTTCTGTCGCCTGGCGTACGTGGAGACGGATTTTTTCCGCCTGGAGCTGCCCAGCCGGGATCCCGGTTTTCCGGTGCCAGAGGTTTTGGTGCACATCACCACTACCCGCCGCGCCAAGATGTGGCCTCTGGAGTACTGGCGGCAGGTGATCCAGTGGTGCCAAGGCCAGGGCCTGCAGGTGGGGCTAATCGGCAGCGCGCCGGAGCTGCAGCGATCCCTCTACCACGGCGGCAGCAGCGAAGACGAACTGCTGGCCCAAACGGGAATGGTTGACCTGCGGGGCAAAACCAGCCTCATGGAGCTGGCGGGGGCCCTGAAGCGGGCGCGGGTGTGTATCTCCGTGGATGCGGGGCCGATGCACATCGCGGCGGCAGTGGGCTGTCCCACCATTGCCCTGTTTGGCAACGATGCCGATGGGGATGGGGCCAGCCCGGTGCGACTGTGGGCTCCTCGTCTGCCCCACGTCTATCTCACCCAAACCGCCTACAAGTGCCGGGTCTGCGCAGAGAACAAGTTCAAAAACGAAACCTGCCTGGTGGAGGGTCATCCCTGTATGGCCCATCTCAAGCCGGAAACGGTCATCGGCTACTTGAAAGAGATTCTCAAGCAAACCTAGAGGTTCCACGCCCTCACCCCCAGCCCCTCTCCCAAAGAGAGAGGGGAGCTATGGAGCGACGGGGTGAGTTGTTTCATGGCTACTTGAAATGGCCATGTCTTGGGATCCCCATCTTTTTCCCCCTGGGAATCAGGGGGGCCGGTGGGCAGCAAGGAGTGCCCAGGGGCGCAGTTCGGATCCCTGGAAGTCCGTTTAAGCTGAGAGTTCAAGGCTGAAAACTTAGTGCCTAAACCATTTGGGTGTGAGCTGTGACTTTGGAGATGTGGTATCGCCACCAGCTGAGCCGCTTTGCAGAGTGGGGAAAAATAAGGCTCTGGCAAGGAGTTGCCCTGAAGCTGCTGGCCACTGCTTGCTTTGCCTGTTTAGGCGCGATCATCCGGCTCAACACTCCCGCCCTTCACCCCTTTCAGATTGTGTTTTTGCGCAACCTATTCGGGTTTCTCGCCCTGTCGCCGCTGGTGTTGCGGGCTGGGATCCAGTCTCTGCACACCGCCAAGATGGAGTTTTACCTCCTGCGCTCGGCGATCAGCACGGTGGGGATGTTGCTCTCCTTTTGGGCAGCCAGCCTGTTGCCTCTGGCAGAAGCTACGGCGCTGAGCTTTGTTCAACTTTTGTTTGCCGGCACGATGGCGGTATGGGTGTTGGGCGAGCAGATGCGCTCGTCCCGCTGGCTGGGATTGGGCCTGGGGTTTGCCGGGGCTTTGGTGATGTTGAGGCCAGGCTTCCGAGAGTTTTCTCTGGGAACAGGGCTGGCCTTGGGGGCGGCAGCACTCTTTGCCTGGGTGACCATCGTGCTCAAGATCCTCTCCCGCACCGAGTCCAGCCTCACGATTACGGCCTACATGGGCCTGCTGCAGACCCCCCTTTCCTTTCTGGCTGCCGTCTGGGTTTGGACCTGGCCTTCTCCTGAGCAGTGGCTGTGGATGGTGGCCATGGGGCTACTGGGCAGCATTGGCCAGGTGGCCCTCGCCCAGGCCTACAAGCTGGCTGAGGTGACGATGCTGCTGCCTCTGGATTTCTCCCGTCTGCTCTGGGCCAGCCTAATCGGGTTTTGGGTGTTTGCCGAGATCCCGGATGGGTGGACTTGGATGGGCGGAGCCTTGATCTTGGTGGGCGCCACCTCTGGAGCCTACGGCGAAGCCCGCCTGCCCACAATGCCGACCCAGGCCCGTACCGGCGGAGTTGGATAGCAGACAGATATCCTCTGCCAGGACTTACAGCCGAGGGAGAACAGGGCTGGAGCTGGTCAGGTCTGTGGTGGTAAGGGCCACCAACAGGGCTTCTGGACTGACGGGGAAGGGCAGGTGGTGGATGTCGGATCCTGGCTGGCAGGCCACTTGGGCAGCATGCAGCAGGTCGGCGGATCCCAAGTGACCTAGCTTGAGATCCCGCAAGTTGAGGGGCAGCCCCACCTGGCGGTAGAACTCCAGCAACTGGGTACGTGCTGCCAGCGCCAACTGGCTTCCCTGCAGGATCTCTTCTAGGCGGAGCTGGGCCAAAATGCCGAAAGCCACCTTCTCGCCGTGCAGGGTGGCCCGGTGCCCCGACAAGTGGGTTAGCCCGTTGTGGACAGCGTGGGCGGCCACGGTGCGACACTTAGCCCCACCCATGCCGCCGACGATCCCCGCCAGGCAGATGCAGGCATCCACCACCTGCTTCCAAGCGGTTCCGCCCGGCTCCCTCAAGGCCGCCGCCGATTGCTGGAGGAGCAAATCCCGCAGGACGCGGGCCTGCTGCACAGCGCCAATCACCAGGGCATCTTCTGAACTGCCGCTGCTGACGGAAGACTCGTACCACTTAGCCAAGGCATCTCCGATCCCGGCTACCAAGGTGCGAGGGGGAGCCTGACGAATGAGGTCGTAGTCCAAGATCAAGGCGGCTGGGGCCTGATCCAAGGCCACATCCCGCTGAAAAGCGCCGCTGTTGGAGTAGATATTGGATAGGGCACTCCAGGCGGCACAGGTGGCAGCAGAGGTGGGCACGGTAACCACGGGGATCCGCAGCCGGTGGGCCACCAGCTTGGCCGTATCCAGAGCCTTGCCCCCGCCTACCCCCAAGATGCCGGTTGTGGACTCCGCCATGGCTAGCGCCTGCAAACGCGCCAGCTCCGACTCGCTGCAATCTACCCCGTAGGTAGTCCAGTGAACTTGGAGGGCGGGATCCCGCGCGAAATTGCGCTGCAGAGGGGACTCAACCACAGCCAAGGAGCGTTCCCCCCCGATCACCAGCACACGGGATCCCAGTACCGCAAGGGGCACAGCTTCCAGAATGCCGCTGCCGCGGTACAGCCGACCTGGGGCCGGAATGGCAAGATCCAATTGGCAAGGAGAGGCGCTTAGCATTGCAAGAATGGGCGAGAAAAAGGACTCCGTCCCGCTATCGCGGTAGCTCAGTGTCCGTGAATACAGATAACGATCCTAGCCGCAAAAAGGGCTGCGCACCGCTGGCGCGAACGCAGATGGCTCACCCAAGGTCTGGCTATAGTTAAGCTGTTCATCCCCTCAACTCTGCAGCCTCTAAGGTCTCTGGCCCCCTGACACGTTCGCAGAAGTGTCGCGTAGCGACAACAGTTCTCAGCAAGGGATCCCACCATGAACCCCACAACTCAACATCAGCTCATGCTCAAAATTGTGGCCGGCTCTGCTTGGGCCGATGGGCATTTGGAACCCCAGGAATTGGCCTACTTGGGATCCCTGCTGCGCCGCTATGGTTTGGAGCACGATACCGAGCTGCGAGAAGTAAACTACCCGACCCTGACCTTCGCAGTACAGGGCGGGCTTTCGGTAGCCCTGCAGTTGGCAAGCCAACCACGAGCCTCTGGGGTGGTTTACAGCACCCCCAATCGACCGTTACCAGTGCCTTAAACAACCGTTTCTGGTGTCCGCAGTACAATTATAACCATGGAGGCGGACTTTCCTCTCGACACCGACCCTACGGGTACAGTGCGGGGCTCCTGCGATTTCTAGCTGATCCAAGAGCCCATCCCGATGGAGCAAACCGAGCGCTGGATGGCCGATTATCTAGCCCAGGCCAGCGAAACCGAGCGCATGCAACTTTTGGGAGCAATCGGCAACCTGATGATGGCCGACAACACGGTCTCTCCAGAAGAGCACACCCTCTTGGATGACTACTACACCCTCATGGCAGGGATCCCGGCTCGTCCAGAAGCTGCACCTAACCTGGTGAAGGGCGTTGGGCAATTTTTCCGGCGCGTGGCCAAGGCTGTGGGGGGCAGGTGAGCGGGAAATCTGCGCTCTGGGCTTCAAGGATCCATGCTTTTGGAGAGCTCCTTCCCTTGCTGCTCCGCACCGCTGGCGCAAGAGTGTATCAGTCTGTACAGTTGTTCCCCAATGGTCTGGATCCCACTGACAATGCGCTCCTCGGGTTGATAGCTGAAGGCCAGGCGCAGAGCATGGTCTCCTTGGCCGTCGGCAAAGCAGTGGGTGCCCGGCAGGAAGGTGACCCCCAGGGCACGGGTAGCCTGCAACAAGGTGCTGGCGCTTAGGAAAGGGGGTAGCTCACACCAAACGAAAAATCCACCCCCAGGGGCCTCCACCTTGACTTCGGGCGGAAAATATTGAGCGATGGCCTCCAGCATCACCTGGCACTTTTCTCGGTAGCGACGGGTGAGGAGTTGAATGTGGCTTTGCAGACGGCCCTCCCCGCAATAGCGGGCCACCACCCGGCCCAGAAAGGGCCCCAGGGATCCCTCGCTGCGAAACATCTCCAAGCGGCGGATGATCTCAGGGTGACCACAGGCCCAGCCCACCCGTACTCCCGGCACCACAATCTTGGAGAAGGTGCCCACGTGCAGAACCCAGCCTTCCCGATCCAGCGCAGCCAAACTGGGCAAGGGATCCCCGGCAAAGCGCAGGTCGTAGTAGGCCTCGTCCTCCACCACCACCACACCGTACTCAGCTGCCAACTGCACCAATTTCTGCCGCCGTGGCCCAGAGAGGGTGCAGCCTTTGGGGTTTTGGAAGGTGGGAATGGTATAGACAAATCGGGGGCGGATCCCTTGGCGAGCCAGATCGCGCAGCACCTCTTCCAGGCGATCCACCACCATGCCTTCCCCATCTACCGGAATCGAGATCAGACGCGCTCCTGCCGCCGCAAAACGGCTGACAGCCCCCATGAAGGTGGGCCCTTCCACAATGACTACATCCCCCGGCTCCACGAAGACCTGAGGCAACAGGCCGAGGATCTGCCCAGAGCCATAGCCGATCAGTAGGTTTTCCGGCTGGGCCTCTACCCCTCTATCCCGCATCAACTGCAGCACCACGTCGATCAGCCCGGCAAACGTGCCGCCGTAATTGAGGGCATTGTCCCCATCCTCTGCCAACACCTCCGCCGTGGCCCGCGCCAAGTCGGCCTTGGGAAACAGGCGCGGATCCGCCAGCCCAAAGGTAAAACTGGTAACCACTGGCACCGCCCCTGGGATCTCCGCCCCGAAAGGAGAAGGGATCACAGCCTGAGCCCGTTGGGCAAAAAGGGTTTGCAACAAGGGCCGCGAAGTGCTACGCGGTGCCGATGCGGACGAGGTCTGGGTCATGGCAAGCAAGAGAAAGAATACCTTAGGCCAATGCCTGCCACGATAACAAGAAAGAACTGCCCAGGAGTAGGGATCCCAAAACCCGCCGCCAGCTCCGGTAGGGGATCTCAGCCAAGACGCCGCCGGCGCTCAGGCATAGGAAGGGGAGCACCACCAAACCCCAGCGAGCACTTTGCTGCAGGGTGTTCACTTGGGGATCCCAAAACACTGCTGCCAGCACTCCCACCCAGAGGACATGGCCCAAGCCGGCCAAGCTGAGCAGGGCTTGTTGCCGTTCCGCCCAAGGCCAGCCCAGCCGCACCAAGCTCAACCCCAAGGGCAGCATCAAAGTAGCCAAAACGGCCAAGCCACCTTGGGAGCTGAGAGGATGGGGAATCACCTCAGCAGAGGTAGCCGGCAAATTAAACCGTCCCAGCCAGGAAAGCCCCATCACCAGCAGCAGCAAAAGCAGTCCTGATATTCCGAGCCGCTGACGCGAACGCAACGGTTGCCGTGGCCACTGCTGGCTCGTCCACAGCCCCGCCCAGAGCAGAGCCAAGGGCCAAACCTTATAAGACAGGGCACAAGCTAAGGCCAGACCCCACCAGCGCAAGGTGGATCCCGGCCCAACACCACAACTGCAAAGCAAAACCAGGCTGCCCAAAATCTCGCTGCCTGGCTCCAACCCTTGGGTCAACACCCAGGGGCTGAGTCCCCATAGACCGGCACTCCAGAAGTTGCCCCAGCTCCAGCACAACAGCAGAATGGCCAAGCAGGCCATAGCTGAGAAGATGTGCAGGATCCCTTCAGCCGAGATCCCGGTTCCCTGAGCCAACCAGGGCAGTAGCCCGTCTGCAAAAGTGCTCCGCACCACTGACGCGAACGAGTGGTAGAGAGGCAGTTCCGGTTGGACAAAAGTCAGGGATCCCTCAGAACTGCTCACCGGCAAAACGCGCCACCACTGCAGAGGAGCCGGTTGCCCCCAAGAGCGGAGTCGCTGCCCCAAAAGAAGGCCCATCCCTCCCCATAGCAGCCAGTGGCCCATGAAACCAAAACCAACCAAACGCCGACGGCGATGGTTGTCCCTGTTGGACGACCCCAGGTGGGGAAATGAGCCGCGGGGCAGCCGCCTGCCCGGGCGGGGTGTGGCGGGGGGAAACTTCATGGGTACACCCTAGCCTGTTCGCATGAGCAGTGCAGAGCACTATCCCTACACGGGGTGGGCCCTCGACCGGCAGCAGAACATCCGACGCCCTCTACTCTTGGCCGGTTGGGGAGAAAAAGTGCCCCTTCGTTACTTCCAAAAGAGAATCTCCCCGCGTGACATACTCCCGCACTCATGCTGACGCAAAGCGCTCCGCGCCGCTAGAGAGAAGGTCTAGTCAACTCTAGATCGCCCGTCAAGGGGCAACCCGACTGTTGCCAGCGGCGGATGGCCTGGGCAGTGAGTCCATTCGTGACATCGCGAATGGGGATCCCCGATCCGGTTACCTGCAGACGCACCAACCGCCAGGGATCCCCAGGGTTAGCCCGCAGGACATAAGCCTCGTAGGCCAGTTGCAGAGTTTCGCTACGCCGACCGGCCAAGGGGTTGGCGCTGCTTTCCGCAGGGGTTGCCAAGACCAAGCGGCGCTCCAACGTGGTGAAATACAGCCGAAAAGCTTCTGGAGAAGCAGTTGCGGTGTCCGGCAAAACCGGAGCCAGCTCCTGTTGGCGTAAGCGGGCCGGAGACCCTGGAGAGAGCATTTCAACCTCCGGCTTCCCCACCAGCACAACCTGAAACTCAGAGCGGGAGCGGCTCAAGGCCAGATTGAGAAACAAAGGCAACTGCTCCGTTAGAGCCTCAGCCCAAACCTGAGGAGCAGCCAGGCAAGTTTCCCCTCTTGCCGGAACGAAATGCTCCGCACCCCTAACGCGCCCAGGAGTGCTGACCAGGCCCAAAACCACCGACAAACCGACTCCTAGCCAACGCCTCCTGCCGGATCCAGCCGGCCTTTTTTCAGGGATCCACCGGACAAGCCTATGGTATCGTTGCATCACAGAACCACCAGGACAACATCAGGCCAAACCATCTCCCCACCCTCTCAGCTAGCAGCATCCCACAAGGCTTGGAAGCGCCGCAAGGCGGCCACGGGATCGGGAGAAGCGGTGATGGGGCGGCCCACCACCAGATAATCGGCTCCTGCCCGCAGAGCTTCGTCGGGCGTGCAGATGCGCTGTTGATCCTCGTCTCCATCCCCCGCCTTGGCTTGGCCCAGACGGATCCCGGGAGTAACCAGCAAAACCTCCGGCCCCAAAGCTTGGCGCAACCGCGAGACCTCCTGAGGAGAGCAAACCAGTCCAGTAAAGCCTTGAGCTTGAGCCAGCCGGGCCAAATGCAACACATAGTCGGCGGGATCCATCTCGATGCCCAGTTCCTGTCGCACCTGCGGGGGGCTGATGCTGGTTAAGAGGGTAACCGCCAACAGCCGACAAGAACTGCCCTGGGCGGCTGCCACGGCTGAGCGCAACATAGCACTGCCACCGGCGGCATGGACGGTGAGCAGATCCACTCCATAGCCGACGGCCACCTCCGTAGCCCTCCCCACCGTGTGGGGAATGTCGTGCAGCTTCAAATCCAGGAAAATGCGCTTGCCCCTTTCCTTGAGAGCCTGCAGGATGGAAGAACCCGCAGCAGTGAACAACTCCAGACCCACCTTCCACCACAGCACCTGCGGCAAGGAGTCCACCCACTCCAAAGCCTGCTCTTGAGAAGGAGTATCCAGCGCAACAATCAGGCGGTCACCCTTCATCGGGGCTCATTCCGAGGCTCGTAGTGGGGACAGCCCTCACAGGGGCCGCAGGGGTTGACGGCGCAGCGCAACTCTGGAGAATGGGCATTGTAGCGGCAGGTGGGATCCCCGATGTATTCTGGCGGCGAAGCCACGTAAGTGTAAACAACCACACCCCCAAATCCTATCGGGCTGACGAAGAAACGACTGGTGGTGAAAGATTCGCCAGAAGGGTTGAGGGTTTCCTCAAAGGGTTCTGGCTCAGGCTCCAGCTCCACTTCCTCCTCCAGATTCCAGAGGGCTTCCCACTGCCTAAGGGTTTCCTGTAAAGGCACAGCCAAGTGCTCTGCCAGCTCCATCAGGGCAGTCTCCAAAGAGGCCAAACTTTCTTCGGCCACTTGGGCAAAGGCTGCAACCCATTCCTCCAAAAGTTTCTCAAAATCCATGCAGCAGCGACCTAGAGGCTCCTTCTTCACCTTACCGCCAGCCTGGGCAACCTTTAACTTCCTCCCCGGCAAACGGCATCCACTAGAGCTTGATTCACCAATGGAAACAGCTCCGCCAGTTCTTCTGTGGAGAGGTTTCCGGTGCAGACATTGGCGCGAATATGCCACTCTGCCCACATTTGCGCCGAAGGAGCAGCAGGATCCCGGCCCTCCTCAGAACCTGAACCGCCCACAGGTACCCGAGGGAGGCTGCGTCCCGACCCAAGGTTCAGTTGCAGTACGCTGTCACGGTTGATGCCAGTCAGCGAGGTTTGAGCGTTAGCCTCCTCAAGGAAAGCGAGAGAGAAAGCCAAAGCCATCCCAGCTAATCCCCAGAAAACAGCGCGGTAAACCATGGGATCTCCAGTAGTTAGATAGAGCATGACTCTAGTCAATAATAAGCTCAACTATACTGAAAATAATGTATAATATGTTCAGTACGGATTACTACCAGTTGATCTTTCTGTTTACTTTCGAGTCTGCCAACATGGTAGCCAAAGCAAAGCAGAAAATTGGTAGTAAGATGACACGGAAACTGCGCTTTGGGTGTTCTACTCAAAGCTTTGCGGGATACCGCCATTCTGTTTGGAAACAAACAGAATGCTATCGCTGCATAGTTGAACGGTGATGTTCAGCAGTGTTCAGCGTAAATGTATCAGCCCTGTCTTGAGCGCAATTATAGCCACTACTTCCCGTTCCTCCGGGCAGAACTGGGTCAAGTCTGCCTACGACCGCAGGCCGATTCCCGACCACTGCACGCAATGACGGCCCTGCTCATCCTTCAGGGATCCATCGCGGCGGTAGGAAAAGAAATCTTGGGGTTGGCTGAGGGTGCAATGGGGGCTGACGGCAATGTGTTCAGGGGGGATCCCTTTGGCTTGGGCTTGGGCACCGTTGACCCAGCGCAGATCCAGGCGAACCTTGCCAGGCAGAGGATCGGGCAACAGGGCGGCGCGGGCATCCAGCCCCGGGGGTAAACTGTTCAGCACCAGCTCCGCCACCGCTTCTGACACCTGATAGACCGACCCCGAAATGGAAGGCCCGATGGCCACGCGGATCCCAGCAGCAGGGATCCCCGCCTGTAAAAACTCCTGCAGCACCTTGGACAAGATCCCCGCAGCAGTGCCTCTCCACCCGGCGTGAATGGCCGCCACCCATTCTCGACTGGCCACCAAAATCGGCACACAGTCAGCGGTGCAGACCCAGGCAGAATCTCCTTGGCGGCGGGCAATGACCGCATCTGCCTGAGAACGGGTAGAGATCTCTTGACCAACAGAGCAGTCCTGCTCTCGTTTGTGTCCAAAGGTTTCGGTGATCCCATCTGCCCAAACCCAGTTGCAGCCATGCACCTGATGGCCCCACGCGGCCTGTTCAGGGGGCAGTTGCAGCCGGGCGGCCAACTGAGACGGGGGATGGGGATGACCTTGGCGAGAGCCAAAAGCGTGAGGCCACTCCGCCAAAAGCTGACACTCCAGCCAGCGCCATCTCTCTGCCTGCTGCCAAACCCACAAGGCGGAGCCACTCATCGGCGGGAGCTACCCGGACCAGCAATCGGCGGGGATCCTTGAGACCGATGTTGGGCGTGGAGATGACCCACCCGCTCTTCCAAACACATCTTTAGCTCGGCAGGGTTAAACAGCATCGGC
Proteins encoded in this region:
- a CDS encoding glycosyltransferase family 9 protein, with amino-acid sequence MQRFANQPLREHPHLAVFSSSKVGNFVVTIPLLRGLKEKYPGCVLDFFGSEITRDFELHCPYIDFSFPLYSRRPDYLEALTAAVRERVTQAGPYDLAINCDEFSELNLVAVTALRPQYIAGAGLTLDFRRKLDPGSDPVQRMLQDDDWNGLEFLQRYKGILTSNYIAEIFCRLAYVETDFFRLELPSRDPGFPVPEVLVHITTTRRAKMWPLEYWRQVIQWCQGQGLQVGLIGSAPELQRSLYHGGSSEDELLAQTGMVDLRGKTSLMELAGALKRARVCISVDAGPMHIAAAVGCPTIALFGNDADGDGASPVRLWAPRLPHVYLTQTAYKCRVCAENKFKNETCLVEGHPCMAHLKPETVIGYLKEILKQT
- a CDS encoding DMT family transporter; translated protein: MTLEMWYRHQLSRFAEWGKIRLWQGVALKLLATACFACLGAIIRLNTPALHPFQIVFLRNLFGFLALSPLVLRAGIQSLHTAKMEFYLLRSAISTVGMLLSFWAASLLPLAEATALSFVQLLFAGTMAVWVLGEQMRSSRWLGLGLGFAGALVMLRPGFREFSLGTGLALGAAALFAWVTIVLKILSRTESSLTITAYMGLLQTPLSFLAAVWVWTWPSPEQWLWMVAMGLLGSIGQVALAQAYKLAEVTMLLPLDFSRLLWASLIGFWVFAEIPDGWTWMGGALILVGATSGAYGEARLPTMPTQARTGGVG
- a CDS encoding iron-containing alcohol dehydrogenase family protein translates to MLSASPCQLDLAIPAPGRLYRGSGILEAVPLAVLGSRVLVIGGERSLAVVESPLQRNFARDPALQVHWTTYGVDCSESELARLQALAMAESTTGILGVGGGKALDTAKLVAHRLRIPVVTVPTSAATCAAWSALSNIYSNSGAFQRDVALDQAPAALILDYDLIRQAPPRTLVAGIGDALAKWYESSVSSGSSEDALVIGAVQQARVLRDLLLQQSAAALREPGGTAWKQVVDACICLAGIVGGMGGAKCRTVAAHAVHNGLTHLSGHRATLHGEKVAFGILAQLRLEEILQGSQLALAARTQLLEFYRQVGLPLNLRDLKLGHLGSADLLHAAQVACQPGSDIHHLPFPVSPEALLVALTTTDLTSSSPVLPRL
- a CDS encoding TerB family tellurite resistance protein; its protein translation is MNPTTQHQLMLKIVAGSAWADGHLEPQELAYLGSLLRRYGLEHDTELREVNYPTLTFAVQGGLSVALQLASQPRASGVVYSTPNRPLPVP
- a CDS encoding PLP-dependent aminotransferase family protein, whose protein sequence is MTQTSSASAPRSTSRPLLQTLFAQRAQAVIPSPFGAEIPGAVPVVTSFTFGLADPRLFPKADLARATAEVLAEDGDNALNYGGTFAGLIDVVLQLMRDRGVEAQPENLLIGYGSGQILGLLPQVFVEPGDVVIVEGPTFMGAVSRFAAAGARLISIPVDGEGMVVDRLEEVLRDLARQGIRPRFVYTIPTFQNPKGCTLSGPRRQKLVQLAAEYGVVVVEDEAYYDLRFAGDPLPSLAALDREGWVLHVGTFSKIVVPGVRVGWACGHPEIIRRLEMFRSEGSLGPFLGRVVARYCGEGRLQSHIQLLTRRYREKCQVMLEAIAQYFPPEVKVEAPGGGFFVWCELPPFLSASTLLQATRALGVTFLPGTHCFADGQGDHALRLAFSYQPEERIVSGIQTIGEQLYRLIHSCASGAEQQGKELSKSMDP
- the pyrF gene encoding orotidine-5'-phosphate decarboxylase; the encoded protein is MKGDRLIVALDTPSQEQALEWVDSLPQVLWWKVGLELFTAAGSSILQALKERGKRIFLDLKLHDIPHTVGRATEVAVGYGVDLLTVHAAGGSAMLRSAVAAAQGSSCRLLAVTLLTSISPPQVRQELGIEMDPADYVLHLARLAQAQGFTGLVCSPQEVSRLRQALGPEVLLVTPGIRLGQAKAGDGDEDQQRICTPDEALRAGADYLVVGRPITASPDPVAALRRFQALWDAAS
- a CDS encoding DUF6464 family protein is translated as MDFEKLLEEWVAAFAQVAEESLASLETALMELAEHLAVPLQETLRQWEALWNLEEEVELEPEPEPFEETLNPSGESFTTSRFFVSPIGFGGVVVYTYVASPPEYIGDPTCRYNAHSPELRCAVNPCGPCEGCPHYEPRNEPR
- the pgeF gene encoding peptidoglycan editing factor PgeF — protein: MSGSALWVWQQAERWRWLECQLLAEWPHAFGSRQGHPHPPSQLAARLQLPPEQAAWGHQVHGCNWVWADGITETFGHKREQDCSVGQEISTRSQADAVIARRQGDSAWVCTADCVPILVASREWVAAIHAGWRGTAAGILSKVLQEFLQAGIPAAGIRVAIGPSISGSVYQVSEAVAELVLNSLPPGLDARAALLPDPLPGKVRLDLRWVNGAQAQAKGIPPEHIAVSPHCTLSQPQDFFSYRRDGSLKDEQGRHCVQWSGIGLRS